AAGGAAAAAGTGTATAAGGCGTTGGCAACAAACAAGGAGTTGACGTCGTTGCTTGTGAAGGACAGGCTCCGCAGGTGTATTTATCCCGGAGTAAGTCCCAATGCTGGCAGCTATCCTATCATCGTTTACAACGTCATTTCGGATGTCCCAGCTCTGGTTGCAGATGGCGAGGAGATGGAGCGGCGGGTGACTGTGAGGATTCATATTCTCACCAAGGATGGGCATTATGAGCACATCTACGATGCTGTCCGCAAAGTCATGGTGGGATTGGGCTTTATGCGCAAACAGTCGCTGGAAACGGCAGAGAAGGATGTTTTTGTTTATTGTGTAGATTTTGTAGCAGGAACAGGAGTTGATGAGTAATGGCAGAGTTGAAACCGGCCAGTCGGCTGGCAAGCGGGCAGTTTATCAATGTACAGCGGCTTCATGTGGCCAAGCTGCTTACGGATGAAGCTGGGGGTGAGGCTGCCTATGACACTCCCGTGGATTTGGGCAAGGTACTCCGCAGTATAGACATCAAGCCGTCCAATAGCAGTGCCGAATTGTATGCGGATGGGCAGTCCATCGATACGGCAAATAATACGGCTTCCTACGAGCTGACCTTTGACACATCGGCTCTGCCCTTGGAGTATGTAGCTTATCTTCTGGGGCATAAGTGCGAGAACGGCGTAATGGTAGCCAATAAGGACGATGTGGCTCCCTACTTTGCCGTGATGTTCCAGTCAGATAAGCGGAACGGCAGCCGGAGGTACACAAAATTTTTCAAAGTTGTATTCGCCGAGCCTTCTGTGAAGGGAGCTACCAAGGAAGCAAATATTTCCTATCAGACGCCGACACTCACCGCCAAGGCAATCTATCGCCTGTCGGATGGCAATGCTTATACTTTTGCTGACACTGAGAGCACAGGCTTTGAGGCTGAGACTGCTGCCAACTGGTATTCAGGTGTCTGAGGGGGGCGGTTTAGATGGATACACCACAGCTTAAAATCAACGGCAAAATCATCCAGCCAGCCCCGCCAAAGATGAAGGTGTGGCGGGAGTTCCTGGCTTTCTTCGACAAGGACAAGGGCAAGATGACCGTGGAGGATTTCCTCGCGGCTCATGTTGCCCTTATTGTTTTGGCCTTCAATCAGCCGGAGGTCACCACAGAGTCTGTGGAGGATAATCTTGAAATCGCCGATGTGGTCCCAATGGCACGGGAGCTTTTCCAGTGGCTACAGGCACAGACCTTTGCCAAGCTGGTGAATCTCCCAAACGGGGAAACGGAGACAGGGGAGTAGACCTGTCTCCGTACCAGAATTTATTGCTCTACTATGAAAGGTTACAGAGTGCTTATGGCTGGACGATGCAGGAGGTTGATGGCCATGACATAGATTTCCTTCTTGATCAGCTGGCAGTTTTGAGCCTGACGGATGGCAGACGCAGTCAGAAATACATTGATGATGTCCTGTAGGAGGTGGGCAGATGGCAAAGCGTGGACAGCAGATAGATGAACTGTATATAAGCCTTGGCCTGGATATTGCCCGGCTCCAACTGGACTTTGACACGGCTGGGAAGACTGTATCCCAGGCAGTGTCCAGGCTGAATACCAAGACTAACCAGATAAA
This genomic interval from Selenomonas sp. AB3002 contains the following:
- a CDS encoding major tail protein produces the protein MAELKPASRLASGQFINVQRLHVAKLLTDEAGGEAAYDTPVDLGKVLRSIDIKPSNSSAELYADGQSIDTANNTASYELTFDTSALPLEYVAYLLGHKCENGVMVANKDDVAPYFAVMFQSDKRNGSRRYTKFFKVVFAEPSVKGATKEANISYQTPTLTAKAIYRLSDGNAYTFADTESTGFEAETAANWYSGV
- a CDS encoding DUF3168 domain-containing protein, which codes for MNIKEKVYKALATNKELTSLLVKDRLRRCIYPGVSPNAGSYPIIVYNVISDVPALVADGEEMERRVTVRIHILTKDGHYEHIYDAVRKVMVGLGFMRKQSLETAEKDVFVYCVDFVAGTGVDE